From a region of the Roseivirga sp. 4D4 genome:
- a CDS encoding rhomboid family intramembrane serine protease: protein MEITYGLMIAIGLITYYAWQRPDMHRKLMLNPYAAFHERQFTRLITSGFVHNNGMHLFLNLFTLYFFGGAIEKIFMSFFGDAGSFLYVLLFLTAVAVANIPTLIKHKDHPNYNSLGASGGVSALVMAFILFDPLQDLCLYAIVCLPGYALGGLFIVYSIVMGKRGVDNINHDAHLYGALYGVLFILLLKPAIFEQFINTLF, encoded by the coding sequence ATGGAAATCACTTATGGGCTAATGATTGCAATTGGGTTAATCACCTATTATGCATGGCAGCGTCCAGATATGCATCGCAAACTGATGCTAAATCCATATGCCGCTTTCCACGAAAGACAATTTACAAGGCTGATTACTTCAGGTTTTGTACACAATAATGGAATGCACCTCTTCCTCAACCTTTTTACCCTCTACTTCTTTGGGGGAGCGATCGAGAAGATATTCATGTCCTTTTTTGGCGATGCAGGCAGTTTCCTTTACGTACTTCTCTTCCTTACTGCGGTAGCGGTTGCCAATATCCCAACATTGATTAAGCATAAAGATCACCCCAATTATAACTCTCTGGGTGCATCAGGAGGTGTTTCTGCTTTAGTCATGGCCTTTATACTCTTTGACCCTTTGCAGGATTTATGTCTCTATGCGATTGTCTGCCTGCCGGGCTATGCATTAGGCGGACTATTTATTGTTTACTCTATTGTAATGGGAAAAAGAGGAGTAGATAATATCAACCACGATGCGCACCTATATGGTGCACTCTATGGTGTACTTTTTATCCTCTTGCTGAAACCAGCGATTTTCGAACAATTTATAAACACCTTATTCTAA
- a CDS encoding ribonucleotide-diphosphate reductase subunit beta: protein MSELTAAVQEPLLKENKNRFVLFPIQHDDIWQYYKKAEASIWTAEEIDLHQDLTDWNEKLTEDEQYFIKHILAFFAASDGIVNENLAENFVNEVQYTEAKFFYGFQIMMENIHSETYSLLIDTYIKNPQEANELFNAIETFDAIKKKAEWALKWIDSPSFAERLIAFAAVEGIFFSGSFCSIFWLKKRGLMPGLTFSNELISRDEGLHCDFAVHLHNEHLVNKVPQERIKEIIIDALDIEREFITESLPVRLIGMNSDLMAQYLEFVTDRLLTELGCPKVYNSTNPFDFMEMISLQGKTNFFEKRVGDYQKAGVMKDKDDTSDARSLSFDADF from the coding sequence ATGAGTGAGCTGACAGCAGCAGTGCAGGAGCCTTTATTGAAAGAAAACAAAAACAGGTTCGTTCTTTTCCCTATTCAACACGATGACATCTGGCAATATTATAAGAAAGCCGAAGCGAGCATTTGGACAGCGGAAGAAATTGACCTTCACCAAGACCTAACGGATTGGAATGAAAAACTTACGGAGGACGAGCAATACTTTATAAAACACATCCTTGCCTTCTTTGCCGCATCTGATGGCATTGTTAATGAGAACCTTGCCGAAAACTTCGTAAACGAAGTACAATACACCGAAGCAAAGTTCTTCTATGGTTTCCAGATCATGATGGAAAACATACATTCAGAAACCTATTCTTTATTAATAGATACTTACATCAAGAATCCACAAGAAGCCAATGAGCTTTTTAATGCGATCGAAACTTTCGATGCGATTAAGAAAAAAGCAGAATGGGCTTTGAAATGGATTGATTCACCTTCGTTCGCTGAAAGACTGATAGCCTTTGCCGCTGTCGAAGGTATTTTCTTCTCTGGTAGCTTCTGTTCTATCTTCTGGTTGAAGAAAAGAGGATTGATGCCAGGACTTACTTTCTCCAATGAGTTAATCTCACGTGATGAAGGACTTCACTGCGACTTTGCTGTTCACTTGCACAATGAGCACTTGGTAAACAAAGTACCTCAGGAAAGAATCAAAGAGATCATCATTGATGCACTTGATATCGAGCGTGAATTTATTACAGAATCTCTTCCAGTAAGACTGATCGGTATGAACTCAGACTTGATGGCACAGTATCTAGAATTTGTAACAGACAGACTGTTGACGGAACTAGGTTGCCCTAAAGTTTACAATTCAACCAACCCTTTTGATTTCATGGAAATGATATCACTACAGGGAAAAACTAACTTCTTTGAAAAGAGAGTTGGCGATTACCAAAAAGCGGGAGTAATGAAAGACAAAGACGATACATCGGATGCCCGATCATTGTCTTTTGACGCAGACTTCTAA
- the rpmA gene encoding 50S ribosomal protein L27, which produces MAHKKGAGSSNNGRESESKRLGVKIYGGQAAIAGNIIVRQRGTQHHPGTNVGMGKDHTLFALTNGVVEFRKGRKDRSFVSVVPFSEEAAEA; this is translated from the coding sequence ATGGCACATAAGAAAGGAGCAGGTAGTTCGAATAACGGTAGAGAGTCGGAATCGAAACGACTTGGCGTCAAGATTTATGGTGGTCAGGCTGCAATTGCCGGTAATATCATCGTAAGACAAAGAGGAACGCAACATCATCCAGGTACCAATGTTGGAATGGGTAAAGATCATACTTTATTTGCATTGACTAATGGAGTGGTTGAGTTTAGAAAAGGTAGAAAAGACAGATCTTTTGTTTCTGTAGTCCCTTTTAGCGAGGAAGCTGCCGAAGCTTAA
- a CDS encoding ribonucleoside-diphosphate reductase subunit alpha, with translation MLVVKRDGRRESVKFDKITARVEKLSYGLDSNFVEPIDVAKKVIEGLFDGVSTPELDNLAAEIAATMTVQHPDYAKLAARIAISNLHKTTSKSFSNTMKRLYTYVDPKTGENAPLVSKETYGIVKKNAAVLDSTIIYDRDFSYDYFGFKTLERSYLMKLDGKIVERPQHMLMRVAVGIHGDNLDKVVETYNLLSEKWFTHATPTLFNAGTPKPQLSSCFLLTMKDDSIDGIYDTLKQCAKISQSAGGIGLSIHNVRAKGSYIKGTGGVSNGIVPMLRNFDMTARYVDQGGGKRKGSFAMYLEPWHADIFDFLDLKKNHGKEELRARDLFYALWIPDLFMKRVEANEDWTLLCPNECPGLSDVYGEEFEKLYEKYEKEGKGRQTVKAQDLWFEVLESQIETGTPYMLYKDAANKKSNQKNLGTIKSSNLCTEIIEYTAPDEVAVCNLASLALPMFVDEEKGTYDFQKLYDVTYVATKNLNRVIDVNYYPVPEARNSNMRHRPIGLGVQGLADAFILMRMPFDSPEAKKLNKDIFETIYFAAMTASKDEAKADGAYETFKGSPVSKGIFQYDMWGVTPDSGLWDWDSLKKEVKKHGVRNSLLVAPMPTASTSQILGNNECFEPYTSNIYTRRTLSGEFVIVNKHLMKDLIKLDLWNPDMKNKLIAAQGSVQNIPEIPQNIKDLYKTVWEISQKAVIEMSADRGAYICQSQSLNIHIQDPNFGKLTSMHFYAWKNGLKTGMYYLRSKAATSAIQFTVDKAAASVPTPTAAELEQNAADMACSLDNPDGCEACGS, from the coding sequence ATGTTAGTAGTAAAAAGAGACGGCAGACGCGAGTCTGTCAAATTCGACAAAATCACCGCCCGGGTCGAAAAGCTCTCATACGGCTTGGACTCCAACTTCGTTGAACCGATCGATGTTGCCAAAAAGGTAATTGAAGGTCTGTTCGATGGTGTGAGCACCCCGGAACTAGATAATCTTGCAGCAGAGATTGCAGCAACCATGACCGTTCAGCACCCTGATTATGCTAAACTGGCCGCAAGGATTGCAATTTCTAACCTGCACAAGACCACTAGCAAATCTTTCTCAAACACCATGAAAAGGCTCTACACTTACGTAGACCCAAAGACTGGCGAAAACGCACCTCTAGTTTCTAAAGAAACTTACGGTATCGTAAAGAAGAATGCCGCGGTACTTGACTCAACCATCATTTACGATCGTGACTTCAGTTATGATTACTTCGGTTTCAAAACACTGGAGCGTTCGTACCTAATGAAATTAGACGGTAAAATCGTAGAACGTCCTCAGCACATGCTCATGAGAGTAGCTGTAGGTATTCACGGTGATAACCTCGACAAAGTAGTAGAAACGTACAACCTACTTTCAGAAAAGTGGTTTACACACGCTACGCCTACGCTTTTTAATGCAGGCACACCAAAACCTCAACTTTCTTCTTGTTTCCTTTTAACAATGAAGGATGACAGCATTGACGGTATCTATGATACCTTGAAGCAATGCGCTAAGATTTCGCAGTCTGCAGGAGGAATTGGCCTTAGCATTCACAATGTGAGAGCTAAAGGATCATACATCAAAGGAACAGGTGGAGTTTCTAACGGTATCGTTCCGATGCTTAGAAACTTTGACATGACGGCTCGTTATGTAGATCAAGGTGGAGGTAAGCGAAAAGGATCTTTCGCCATGTATCTTGAGCCTTGGCATGCCGATATCTTTGACTTCCTTGATTTGAAAAAGAATCATGGTAAAGAAGAATTAAGAGCAAGAGATCTTTTCTATGCACTTTGGATTCCAGACCTATTCATGAAGAGAGTAGAAGCCAATGAAGATTGGACACTACTTTGCCCTAATGAGTGCCCTGGCTTGTCAGATGTGTATGGCGAAGAATTCGAGAAGCTATATGAAAAGTATGAGAAAGAAGGTAAAGGTCGTCAGACCGTTAAGGCGCAAGACCTTTGGTTCGAAGTACTAGAATCTCAAATCGAAACTGGTACGCCTTATATGCTATATAAGGATGCAGCCAACAAGAAATCAAACCAGAAAAATTTAGGAACGATTAAATCGTCTAACCTTTGTACTGAAATTATTGAGTACACTGCTCCAGACGAAGTTGCCGTTTGTAACCTTGCTTCATTGGCATTACCAATGTTCGTGGATGAGGAGAAAGGTACTTATGACTTCCAAAAACTATATGATGTTACCTATGTAGCCACTAAGAACCTGAACAGGGTAATCGATGTGAACTACTATCCGGTACCGGAAGCTAGGAACTCTAACATGCGTCACAGACCAATCGGTTTGGGTGTGCAGGGACTTGCTGATGCCTTTATCCTTATGAGAATGCCATTCGATTCTCCTGAAGCGAAAAAGCTGAATAAGGACATCTTTGAAACCATCTATTTTGCCGCAATGACTGCTTCTAAAGATGAAGCAAAAGCTGACGGTGCATACGAGACTTTCAAAGGATCACCGGTGTCAAAAGGCATCTTCCAGTACGATATGTGGGGTGTTACTCCAGATTCAGGACTTTGGGATTGGGATAGCCTCAAGAAAGAAGTGAAGAAGCATGGTGTGAGAAACTCATTATTGGTGGCTCCAATGCCTACGGCTTCTACCTCTCAAATACTCGGAAACAACGAGTGCTTTGAGCCATACACTTCAAACATCTATACAAGAAGAACATTATCAGGTGAGTTTGTAATTGTAAACAAACACTTGATGAAAGACCTGATCAAGCTTGATTTGTGGAATCCTGATATGAAGAACAAATTGATCGCTGCACAGGGGTCAGTTCAAAATATTCCTGAGATTCCTCAAAACATTAAAGATCTATACAAAACTGTTTGGGAAATCTCTCAGAAAGCTGTCATTGAAATGTCAGCAGACAGAGGAGCCTACATTTGTCAGTCTCAGAGTTTGAACATCCACATTCAGGATCCAAACTTTGGTAAGTTGACATCAATGCATTTCTATGCTTGGAAGAATGGCTTGAAAACAGGCATGTATTACCTAAGATCAAAAGCAGCAACCAGCGCTATCCAATTTACTGTAGACAAAGCCGCAGCGAGCGTGCCAACACCTACGGCAGCAGAATTGGAGCAAAATGCAGCGGATATGGCTTGCTCATTAGATAATCCTGACGGCTGCGAAGCCTGTGGTAGTTAG
- the rplU gene encoding 50S ribosomal protein L21 produces MYAIVDIAGKQFKVTQDQFVYAPLMEGEEGASVEFGNVLLLDNEGKVEVGAPVVKGAKVSGKIIGHVKGDKVIVFKKKRRKGYKVKNGHRQQFTKVLIEKISK; encoded by the coding sequence ATGTACGCAATAGTAGATATAGCAGGTAAGCAGTTCAAGGTAACGCAAGACCAATTCGTATACGCTCCATTGATGGAGGGCGAAGAAGGCGCTTCCGTAGAGTTCGGTAACGTATTGTTACTCGACAACGAAGGTAAAGTAGAAGTTGGTGCCCCAGTAGTAAAGGGTGCTAAGGTGTCTGGTAAAATCATCGGACATGTAAAGGGCGACAAAGTGATCGTCTTTAAGAAGAAGAGAAGAAAAGGATACAAAGTGAAGAATGGTCACCGCCAGCAATTCACAAAAGTATTAATTGAGAAAATTTCTAAATAA
- a CDS encoding cation diffusion facilitator family transporter, translating to MGHHHHHNAEHGHGSKNLKVAFFLNLSFTIIEVIGGLITGSLAILSDALHDLGDSLSIGLSWYFQHLSDHKDSNERFTYGYKRFSLIGAIVNSAILLVGSVIIISEAAPQISNPGEVDSKGMLIIAIFGVIVNGAAVFRLKKGKTMNEKAIRLHLLEDVLGWIAVLLGSLMIMYLDWQFIDPLLSVFIALFIIYNVIKNLKQSFNIILQTTPQDVDIPAIQEGLRCLPEIIDVHDCHVWSMDGEYHVLSAHVVLDKVYSLRELTDIKSRAKLKLAELNIKHSTLEFEEDGEDCEGC from the coding sequence ATGGGGCATCACCATCATCACAATGCAGAACATGGACATGGTTCCAAGAACCTGAAAGTCGCCTTCTTCCTGAATCTTTCTTTTACCATTATTGAAGTAATAGGAGGACTCATCACAGGCAGTTTGGCAATCCTGTCTGATGCGTTACACGATTTAGGGGATAGCCTGAGCATAGGGCTGTCCTGGTACTTTCAGCACCTTTCTGACCACAAAGACAGTAATGAAAGATTCACCTATGGATATAAACGCTTTTCGTTAATTGGTGCTATTGTCAATTCGGCCATCTTGTTAGTGGGTTCAGTGATCATCATATCTGAAGCGGCTCCACAAATTTCCAACCCAGGAGAAGTTGATAGTAAGGGAATGTTGATCATTGCCATTTTTGGTGTTATTGTAAATGGTGCTGCTGTATTTCGCTTGAAAAAGGGAAAGACGATGAACGAAAAGGCCATAAGGCTTCATCTTTTAGAAGATGTTTTGGGTTGGATAGCCGTGTTGCTAGGAAGCCTGATGATCATGTACCTTGATTGGCAATTCATTGATCCATTATTATCAGTATTTATCGCGCTGTTCATTATCTACAATGTGATCAAAAACCTGAAGCAAAGTTTCAATATCATTCTTCAAACCACACCACAGGATGTGGATATACCAGCCATTCAGGAAGGCCTTAGATGTCTTCCTGAAATAATTGATGTGCATGATTGCCATGTATGGTCTATGGATGGTGAGTATCACGTACTATCTGCACATGTGGTGCTTGATAAAGTGTATTCCTTACGTGAATTGACAGATATTAAATCAAGAGCTAAGTTGAAATTGGCTGAGTTGAATATAAAACACTCTACCCTCGAGTTTGAAGAGGATGGAGAAGATTGCGAGGGGTGTTGA
- a CDS encoding polyprenyl synthetase family protein yields the protein MTNNLQELVNQINKRLEELEYGTDPNELYDPIRYIMSLGGKRLRPVLVLLAYRLFKEDHDRIIDQAIAVEVFHNFTLMHDDIMDEAPLRRGKQTVHEKWNESTAILSGDVMMVKAYDLIIEAEANLKQIVKDFNHCAAGVCEGQQMDMNFEDLPTVSEAQYINMIRLKTAVLLGFSLKLGAMLANATESEANALYEFGVDIGIGFQLKDDLLDVYADQAKFGKQVGGDIISNKKTFLLLKALELANDNQSTRLNDWLHQSDFDPQEKVEAVKNIYNEIGIHELTMAKMNDYFQKGFEALAEIEVAEEKKKPLIDFADYLINRDK from the coding sequence ATGACCAATAACCTTCAGGAGCTCGTCAATCAAATCAATAAGCGACTCGAAGAATTAGAATACGGAACTGACCCCAACGAGCTTTACGATCCCATTCGATACATCATGTCACTGGGGGGTAAGCGCCTTCGGCCTGTGCTTGTCTTGCTGGCATACAGGCTTTTTAAGGAAGATCATGACCGAATCATTGATCAGGCTATTGCCGTTGAGGTATTTCACAACTTCACCTTGATGCATGACGATATTATGGACGAAGCCCCTTTGAGAAGAGGCAAACAGACCGTTCATGAAAAATGGAATGAAAGCACAGCCATTCTTTCTGGAGATGTCATGATGGTGAAAGCCTATGATTTGATCATTGAGGCAGAAGCAAACCTTAAGCAGATTGTCAAAGATTTTAACCATTGCGCTGCTGGAGTTTGTGAAGGACAGCAAATGGATATGAACTTCGAAGACTTACCAACTGTCTCTGAAGCACAATACATCAATATGATCCGTCTAAAGACAGCCGTTCTTTTAGGCTTTAGTCTTAAACTAGGTGCTATGTTGGCTAACGCAACTGAAAGCGAGGCTAATGCGCTCTACGAATTCGGGGTTGATATTGGAATAGGGTTCCAACTGAAAGATGATCTCTTAGACGTTTATGCTGATCAAGCAAAGTTTGGAAAACAGGTCGGTGGTGACATCATTTCTAATAAAAAGACTTTCCTATTACTCAAAGCCCTCGAGCTGGCTAATGACAATCAATCTACCCGGTTGAATGACTGGCTCCATCAAAGCGATTTCGACCCTCAAGAGAAGGTAGAGGCAGTCAAGAACATCTATAACGAAATAGGTATTCATGAGCTCACCATGGCAAAAATGAACGATTACTTTCAGAAAGGATTTGAAGCCTTGGCAGAAATTGAAGTAGCAGAAGAAAAGAAAAAGCCGTTAATTGACTTTGCAGATTACTTAATAAACAGAGACAAGTAA